In Bacteroidia bacterium, one genomic interval encodes:
- a CDS encoding MepB family protein, with the protein MTTENTLTLLNSIHSDLKIVKELVYDKCGFNLTNLKQNIESREYGACTFELNGKIIEQRISKITPTKAGQFVTIWKRNKDGITEPFDYEDNFDFVIITARNDENFGQFIFPKSVLADNGIITKNGKAGKRGIRVYPIWDITTNKQAMKTQSWQTKYFMAIKNDSSIDLELTKKLLTQTNENN; encoded by the coding sequence ATGACAACTGAAAACACTTTGACACTTTTAAACTCAATTCACAGCGACCTAAAAATTGTGAAAGAATTAGTTTATGACAAATGTGGTTTTAACTTGACAAACTTGAAACAAAACATAGAAAGTAGAGAATATGGAGCTTGTACTTTTGAACTCAACGGAAAAATAATTGAACAACGAATTTCTAAAATTACACCAACAAAAGCAGGACAGTTTGTAACGATTTGGAAACGAAACAAAGACGGAATAACTGAACCATTTGATTATGAAGACAACTTTGATTTTGTGATTATAACGGCAAGGAATGACGAAAATTTTGGACAATTTATTTTTCCGAAATCGGTGTTAGCAGACAATGGAATAATAACAAAGAACGGAAAAGCAGGAAAACGTGGAATAAGAGTTTATCCAATTTGGGACATTACGACAAATAAACAAGCTATGAAAACTCAAAGTTGGCAGACAAAATATTTTATGGCAATTAAAAATGACAGCTCAATCGACCTTGAATTAACAAAGAAACTATTAACCCAAACAAACGAAAATAATTGA